Proteins encoded together in one Laspinema palackyanum D2c window:
- a CDS encoding glycosyltransferase family 4 protein encodes MITSKSIALISVHGDPAIEIGKEEAGGQNVYVRKVGEALGNLGWQVDMFTRKSNATQPTIVQHTPNCRTIRLVAGPEEFVPRQKIYEYVPEFVQEFLKFQEQQRLDYRLVHTNYWISAAVGMELKKIQPIQQVHTYHSLGAVKYKAVSTIPMIASTRLGVEKACLENADRIVATSPQEKEHMRTLVSTKGQIDVIPCGTDIHQFGGVSQAIAREKLGIPQDSSVVFYVGRFDRRKGIETLVRAMSRSTLRDQQDLRLMIGGGWRPGQSDGKERDRIGSLVEELGIADLTTFPGRIGHDELPLYYAAANVCVVPSHYEPFGLVAIEAMASRTPVVASDVGGLQFTVVSEETGLLCPPQDDAAFAVAIDRILSHPDWQTDLGQAARERVESQFSWDGVARQLSHLYSTLLVQSSQSLDPAIA; translated from the coding sequence ATGATAACGTCCAAGTCGATTGCTTTAATTTCTGTTCATGGCGACCCAGCCATAGAAATTGGTAAAGAAGAGGCCGGAGGCCAAAATGTTTATGTTCGCAAGGTTGGAGAAGCGTTAGGCAATCTAGGGTGGCAAGTTGATATGTTCACCCGCAAGTCCAATGCCACACAACCGACGATAGTACAACATACCCCCAATTGTCGGACCATTCGCTTAGTTGCCGGACCCGAAGAATTCGTTCCGCGCCAAAAAATTTATGAATATGTCCCCGAGTTTGTTCAAGAATTTCTGAAATTTCAAGAACAACAGCGCCTAGACTATCGCTTGGTTCATACGAATTATTGGATTTCGGCAGCAGTAGGAATGGAGTTGAAAAAAATTCAACCCATCCAACAGGTTCATACTTACCACTCGCTGGGTGCCGTCAAGTATAAAGCCGTTTCCACCATTCCGATGATTGCCAGTACCCGCTTAGGCGTTGAAAAGGCTTGTTTGGAAAATGCCGATCGCATTGTCGCGACTTCTCCCCAGGAAAAAGAACACATGAGAACTCTTGTTTCCACCAAGGGACAGATCGATGTGATTCCTTGCGGCACCGATATTCATCAATTTGGCGGTGTTTCCCAGGCAATAGCGCGGGAAAAACTGGGCATTCCCCAAGATAGTTCTGTGGTCTTTTATGTGGGTCGATTTGACCGACGCAAAGGGATTGAAACCTTAGTTCGGGCGATGAGTCGTTCCACCCTGCGGGATCAGCAGGACCTCCGGCTGATGATTGGTGGAGGTTGGCGTCCAGGTCAAAGCGATGGGAAAGAACGCGATCGCATTGGCAGTCTTGTCGAAGAATTGGGAATTGCTGACTTGACAACCTTTCCCGGACGGATTGGTCATGACGAGTTGCCCTTATATTATGCAGCGGCCAATGTCTGCGTGGTTCCTAGCCATTATGAACCCTTTGGATTAGTGGCGATCGAAGCAATGGCCAGCCGCACCCCAGTTGTAGCTTCAGATGTGGGCGGATTACAGTTTACCGTGGTTTCAGAAGAAACAGGTCTACTCTGTCCACCCCAGGATGATGCCGCCTTTGCCGTCGCCATTGACCGAATTTTATCTCACCCCGACTGGCAAACCGACTTAGGCCAAGCCGCTCGCGAACGGGTCGAAAGCCAGTTTAGCTGGGATGGCGTAGCTCGTCAACTCAGTCACTTATACAGTACATTGCTGGTCCAATCCAGCCAGTCCCTGGACCCGGCGATCGCCTAA